A part of Lactobacillus sp. ESL0700 genomic DNA contains:
- a CDS encoding FGGY family carbohydrate kinase, producing MADKKFYLLIDIGTGSSRVCLMDNLGKVYDLQHISNEYQSDKNGGMLIDIPTFMKNLQSASKKVLSSFDNHISAITVSGARQTFFLTDENQKLLFGIPNIDSRGERFINDYVDNFIQIQNITTRSLSADFLAMKLVGLKHDRPELFAKVCSFTSLSEAFALLFCNKLVIEYSQAVETQLFDLHTKNWDENLLDIFGLTNIRLPTIVKTGTKFKVTNIDMLESFGINRQSNCDFVIGGADTQLAMRAITDSQDTSTLCLVSGTTSPVCIRSKEASSDTNCWLDLDLGGDDYVLEYNPGVTGLNYEYARQALLPETSYKEIEEEVSLSGEQKILANLTTQSFRKSTGINGYGGWYMLPPLSKKITKKEIVGSVPLDIGFAISQKIKQLSKTVSNTKDTIVACGGGMNSQIIPQVVADITGRTVAIYSDFQEPSIIGCFNVANEAMGESNQNIQRPLRFKYQPHKNEKLLRCYYQWQEIGNNTVVKK from the coding sequence ATGGCTGACAAGAAGTTTTACTTGCTCATAGATATTGGAACAGGTAGCAGTCGAGTTTGTTTAATGGACAATCTAGGTAAGGTTTATGACCTGCAGCATATTTCTAATGAATATCAGTCTGATAAAAATGGTGGAATGTTAATTGATATTCCAACTTTTATGAAGAATCTTCAAAGTGCTTCTAAAAAAGTTTTAAGTTCATTTGATAATCATATCTCAGCAATTACTGTTTCAGGAGCTAGACAGACATTCTTTTTAACTGATGAAAATCAGAAATTACTTTTTGGCATTCCTAATATTGATAGTAGAGGGGAACGTTTTATTAACGATTACGTTGATAATTTTATCCAAATCCAAAATATTACTACAAGAAGCTTATCTGCAGATTTTTTGGCAATGAAATTAGTAGGATTAAAGCATGATCGACCAGAATTATTTGCTAAAGTTTGTTCATTTACAAGTTTAAGTGAAGCTTTTGCGTTACTGTTTTGTAATAAGTTAGTAATTGAATATTCACAAGCTGTTGAAACACAATTATTCGATTTACATACTAAAAACTGGGATGAAAACCTATTGGATATATTCGGACTAACTAACATTAGGTTACCTACTATTGTTAAAACAGGTACTAAATTTAAAGTAACCAATATAGATATGCTAGAGAGTTTTGGTATTAATCGTCAAAGTAACTGTGATTTTGTAATTGGGGGAGCTGATACCCAACTAGCAATGAGAGCAATCACAGATTCACAAGATACTAGTACCTTGTGCCTAGTTTCCGGAACAACTAGTCCAGTTTGTATTCGTTCAAAAGAAGCTTCAAGCGATACTAATTGCTGGCTTGATTTGGATCTTGGCGGTGATGATTATGTCTTAGAATATAATCCAGGCGTCACAGGTCTTAATTATGAATACGCTAGACAGGCATTATTACCTGAAACCAGTTATAAAGAAATAGAAGAAGAGGTTTCGCTGTCTGGTGAACAAAAAATACTGGCAAATTTAACTACACAAAGTTTTCGTAAATCTACAGGAATTAATGGTTATGGTGGTTGGTATATGTTACCACCACTTTCTAAGAAAATAACCAAAAAGGAAATTGTTGGTAGTGTACCACTAGATATTGGCTTTGCAATTTCACAAAAAATTAAACAATTAAGTAAAACAGTATCCAATACGAAGGATACAATCGTTGCCTGTGGTGGAGGGATGAATTCTCAAATAATTCCCCAAGTTGTTGCTGATATAACTGGTAGAACAGTAGCGATATATTCAGATTTTCAAGAGCCATCAATTATTGGTTGCTTTAATGTTGCTAATGAAGCAATGGGAGAGAGTAATCAGAATATCCAAAGGCCATTAAGATTCAAATATCAACCGCATAAAAACGAAAAATTATTACGCTGTTATTATCAGTGGCAAGAAATTGGTAATAACACAGTTGTCAAAAAATAG